A window of Candidatus Nitrospira allomarina genomic DNA:
CTCCTGTGGGTTGACGGTGGACGAGGAGATTCGGTACCCCGATCATTTTTCCTATTCAGAGAAAGATGTTGAAGCTATTCGTTTAAAGATGCGACGGGTAGGGCTTGCTCTCGTGATCACAACAGAAAAAGATGCTGTGAAAATTAAACAGCACCTGAAATGTGATGACCCTCTATGGGCGCTGGATGGGCAAGTCCGGATAGCTCAAGGGGAAGACCGGTTACGTGAACAGCTCCATACCATCTGTCCATAGGACTCAGATAGGGTTGGTCAGATAGGGTTTAGCAATCGGTTCATGTGAAAGGCCATATCGTTTTTCGATGAACATTCTCGTCCGTGTTCCCAACTGGATCGGAGATGCCGTGATGTGCTTGCCGGCTCTCATGGATTTACGAAATCATGATCCGCATGCCAAGATCACGGTGTTGGCCAGGCCGATCATCGGAGAGTTGTTGGAAGGACATCCGGGCGTGGATGAGGTCATGATGTATGTCTATCAAGGGGAACATCAGGGCCTTCTCGGCCTCTGGCACCTCATTCAACTTGTGAAAAGGAAAAATTTTGATCGTGCGGTATTATTCCAGAATGCCTTTGAAGCGGCCCTCATTGCCTGGGTGGCCGGCATCCCCTCCCGCATCGGGTATGCGACAGACGGACGGCGTTGGCTTCTGTCCCAGCCTGTGCCCAGACCGGATCGGGCTACCCTGCATCATACGAAATATTATCAGGAACTCGTGAAGGCCATCACCCACTCTCCCGGGAAAAACGACGGGTCCCCTCAACTTTTTATTTCTTCTGAGGTGAGGCATGCCTGTGCCAGACAGTTTCCTGAGATCTTTCTTCCATCAGACGGTCTGGTCATTGGGATTAATCCCGGTTCGGTGTATGGATCGGCCAAGCGATGGATACCGGAACGTTTCGCGGAGGTGGGTGATCGGCTGGTTGAGCAGCTGACAAAAGAATTTCCGGGAGCTCCGTTTGTTCGCTGCGTCCTGATTGGAGGCAAGGGAGAGGAAGCCCTTGCGCAGGATATTGCCAGACGGATGCGGTATGAGCCGATTGTCCTGTCAGGAAGAACCACCATACGGGAATTAATGGGAGTGTTGACACGCTGCTCCGTCTTGGTTACCAACGACACGGGACCCATGCATGTGGCCCAGGCTCTTGGGGTACCGGTCGCGGCGATTTTTGGTTCAACGGATCCCTCCACGACAAGTCCTCATGGGCAATTCAGTGGCGTGGTGACGGCATCGGTTCGATGTGCACCCTGTTTATTACGCGCCTGCCCGATTGATCATCGTTGCATGACCCAAGTGTCCGTTGAGCAGGTTGTGGAGGTCGCGCTGTCTCAAATCAGGATGCCATCGGGCTATGGGAACGAGGGTCGGATCAGAGGGCATGTTGGATGAGAAATGATTCTGCGGCACGGGGTACGGCCGTGTTTTTGGATCGGGATGGCACCTTGAACCACGATACGGGGTATGTCACTTCTCCCCAACAATTGGTTTTGTTTTCCGGAGTCCCTGAAGCCATCGCCCGATTAAACCACTTAGGGGTTATGGTGCTTCTGGTCACCAATCAATCGGCTATTGGTCGGGGAATGATGACCATCGAGGGGTTGGAATCGATCCATGAGAGGCTGGCCGAGTTGATTCGTCCCTATGGAGCCAGGATTGATGGTATTTTCTTCTGTCCTCATCATCCTCAAGACGGATGTGGATGTCGAAAGCCCAAAGCGGGTTTAATTCAAGAAGCGATCACTCGATTTGCTCTCGATGTATCGCAGTGTTATCTGGTCGGGGACAAACGCAGTGATTTGGAGGCGGCCTACGCCGCCTCGGTACCCGGTGTCCTGGTCATGACGAGTTCGTATAGTGCGGATGTGGTGAGGGCGAGAGAGGCGGGACAGGTGCCGATTGCGTATGTCGCGGACAGCTTTGTTCATGCCGTGGACTGGATAGAACAGCAGATCATGAACCGAGACAACCGAATCAGGCAAAACCGATGAAGCCGCTAATCCATTCATGCGCGTTATCGGGATCTTGTATGTGGCCGATGGGCTAAATGTTTCTCGCGTGTACGTATGAACATCACTCCTCAACGCATCCTGGTCATCAAATTAAGTTCGCTGGGCGATATTGTTCATGCCCTTCCAGCAGTAGCTGCGTTGCGTCAGCGGTTCCCGCAAGCCCGACTGACCTGGATGGTTAAAGAGATCTGGGCCCCGATTCTGGAAGGGAACCCCGATATTGATGACATTTTGTCTGTGAATGTGTCTTGGCAGAATTGGCCGCATATCATTCGTACACTCCGAAGAGGGCAGTTCGATCTGGTTGTGGATTTTCAAGGGCTGTTTCGTTCAGGAATCTTCGGCATGATGACTGGGGCTCGAACCCGCGTGGGTTTTGCGCGAGCCCGGGAAGGGGCGACCTGGTTGTATACACACCAGGTGCCTTTGCCCGAGACGAAACCTTCCTCCTGGCGTTTGCTGGAGGTCCATGCCGTTGATCGGAATGTCGCGATCACCACATTTCTGGGCGCACGCTCATCGACTCCGGTGTTCCATCTGCCTCAATCCTCTACCGATCGTCTCACAATCGAAACGATGCTTCAGGATGCACACGTCCGGGACCATGAACATTTGATTGCTTTGGCACCTTGGACACGGGCTGCCATGAAGTCCTGGCCGTTTCAACGGTTTGTGGATCTGGCCATCGAACTGGTGCAGTGGCCCGATGTTCGTGTTGTACTTTTGGGTGGGGCTTCAGATATCTCTGCTGCCGGGGCATTTGACCGTCTCGTGCCTCAGGGGCTGATCAATCTGGTCGGACGACTGTCTCTTCCTCAATTACCCTCACTCTTGCGAAGAATGCACCTGCTCATTGGAAACGATTCGGCGCTCATTCACCTTGCAGCGGGAGTGGGCATTCCGGTGGTCGCGATCTTTGGCCCTACGCATCCCAAAGCCACAGGTCCCTATCCCTTTGGAAAGCATGTTATCGTACGCATGGAATTGCCCTGCAGTCCCTGTGGAGCACGAACATGCAAAAATCCCAACTATCTGGAATGCATGGAATCGATCTCGCTCGAGAATCTCATTCGTGAGATCAAAGGAATCGTCGGAGGCCTCTCTCTTCGAAAAAACGATCGTGTGCCGGCAACACAATTCTCGGCGAAACCGTAAATCTGTGAGAAGGTCGAAGGAAGCAACCGCATGACGGAACAACGCACGAGAGAAAAAGTTTCCGCTGTGGTGATTGCCTATAATGATGCGCCGAACATGCGGAAATGTTTAGAGAGTCTTCATTGGGTGGATGAACTGGTGGTGATCGATTCTCACAGCACGGATGGGACGACGGAAATTTGCCGTGAATTTACCTCCAAGATTTTCCATTATCCCTTCCAGGGGTTTGGGGTGCTTCGGAATCACGCCCTGACCCATGCCACGCATGATTGGGTACTGAGCCTGGATACGGACGAACGGGTGACGCCAACGGTGCAGGAAGAAATCGAACGGTTGCTCCTTGAGGGGCCTTCGGCACGGGCGTATAAGATTCCCAGAAGGAATTTTTTCCTTGGGCGGTGGATCAAACATTGTGGATGGTACCCTGATTACCGGCAACCACAGTTTTTTCATAAGGGACACATGCGCTATCGAGAGGAGCTGGTCCATGAGGGCTATGAGCTGAAAGGAAAACTTGGATATCTTCATGCCAGTCTGGAGCAGATTCCCTTTCGGGATATCGATCACTACTTTCGCAAAATGGATCGGTATTCCAGCTTGCGGGCGGAGGATATGCATCGTGCAGGCCGGACATTCCGCCCCCATCAGTTGGTGCTTCGTCCCTTATTTACCT
This region includes:
- a CDS encoding glycosyltransferase family 2 protein, with protein sequence MTEQRTREKVSAVVIAYNDAPNMRKCLESLHWVDELVVIDSHSTDGTTEICREFTSKIFHYPFQGFGVLRNHALTHATHDWVLSLDTDERVTPTVQEEIERLLLEGPSARAYKIPRRNFFLGRWIKHCGWYPDYRQPQFFHKGHMRYREELVHEGYELKGKLGYLHASLEQIPFRDIDHYFRKMDRYSSLRAEDMHRAGRTFRPHQLVLRPLFTFLKMYVFRGGMLDRKPGLILSMLYAYYTFVKYAKLWEMQKS
- a CDS encoding glycosyltransferase family 9 protein yields the protein MNITPQRILVIKLSSLGDIVHALPAVAALRQRFPQARLTWMVKEIWAPILEGNPDIDDILSVNVSWQNWPHIIRTLRRGQFDLVVDFQGLFRSGIFGMMTGARTRVGFARAREGATWLYTHQVPLPETKPSSWRLLEVHAVDRNVAITTFLGARSSTPVFHLPQSSTDRLTIETMLQDAHVRDHEHLIALAPWTRAAMKSWPFQRFVDLAIELVQWPDVRVVLLGGASDISAAGAFDRLVPQGLINLVGRLSLPQLPSLLRRMHLLIGNDSALIHLAAGVGIPVVAIFGPTHPKATGPYPFGKHVIVRMELPCSPCGARTCKNPNYLECMESISLENLIREIKGIVGGLSLRKNDRVPATQFSAKP
- the waaF gene encoding lipopolysaccharide heptosyltransferase II, with amino-acid sequence MNILVRVPNWIGDAVMCLPALMDLRNHDPHAKITVLARPIIGELLEGHPGVDEVMMYVYQGEHQGLLGLWHLIQLVKRKNFDRAVLFQNAFEAALIAWVAGIPSRIGYATDGRRWLLSQPVPRPDRATLHHTKYYQELVKAITHSPGKNDGSPQLFISSEVRHACARQFPEIFLPSDGLVIGINPGSVYGSAKRWIPERFAEVGDRLVEQLTKEFPGAPFVRCVLIGGKGEEALAQDIARRMRYEPIVLSGRTTIRELMGVLTRCSVLVTNDTGPMHVAQALGVPVAAIFGSTDPSTTSPHGQFSGVVTASVRCAPCLLRACPIDHRCMTQVSVEQVVEVALSQIRMPSGYGNEGRIRGHVG
- a CDS encoding D-glycero-alpha-D-manno-heptose-1,7-bisphosphate 7-phosphatase — translated: MRNDSAARGTAVFLDRDGTLNHDTGYVTSPQQLVLFSGVPEAIARLNHLGVMVLLVTNQSAIGRGMMTIEGLESIHERLAELIRPYGARIDGIFFCPHHPQDGCGCRKPKAGLIQEAITRFALDVSQCYLVGDKRSDLEAAYAASVPGVLVMTSSYSADVVRAREAGQVPIAYVADSFVHAVDWIEQQIMNRDNRIRQNR